CAGTGCCAACACTCGGATCTGTACTTTCCACCTGAGTTGGAGAATTGCCAATATTTGTAGTTGATGGCAATTGCCATCGTGTCGCCAAGTAAGCCAAAAAGCCGGCTCCAGTAACCAATAATAAAACAATTCCTAACTGTAACGGCACTTTTAAGGGTCTGGCTGGCTTTATTTCTGGAATTACTTGCGTTTTTTGGTTGGGACTGCTTAAGGCAGCGCTTTGAATGATTGTGGGCGCGTAATCAGAAGCTTTAATTGGTGAAGGTTCTGGAATGACTGCTGTCAAGTTTGACTTAGGTTCAGAGTATTTGACTTGACAATGTACTAAAGCTATGGTTACATTATCGTGTCCATTTTTGGTGTTAGCAATTTCGACTAACCTATTAGCGACTTTGACAACATCTGTCTCACCATTGAGAATCGGCAAGATTTCCGTTTCCCAGTATTCATCAACTCGGTCAAAGTCGCTTAAACCATCAGAACACAGCAGGAAAATCGAATCTTCGTCCAGGATAAACCGCTGTGCCGTAGGATGCAATGAGATACTGGGACTCATTCCTAAAGCCTGCACCAAAGAACCAGAGGAACTTTGTTGCACAGCCTCACGGTAAATAGCATAGCCTAGCCGCACTTCACGCGAGGCGACATCATCATCAAGGGTAACTTGATAGCAGCCGTGGCGTGTAATCCAGTAGGCGCGGCTATCACCAACGTGGGTAATATACATTTCATGGGCAATAGGCAACGCCATTACCAGAGTTGTGCCCATGCGCTGACGCCCTTGGCGATTTTCGCTGTCGTTGCGCTGACTAATTTTATCATTGGCAACGGCTGCTGCGTTTTCTAAGTCTGTTAGCAGATTTGCCGCTACTATGTGGTCGGGGGGAAGTTTGGTGAGATGCTGTACTTGCTGCTGAATCGTTTGGATTGCTAAATGTGATGCGACATTACCACCTTCGTGTCCGCCGATACCATCACAGACAATAGCTAAAGCTGTGGAGTGAGGGGGTTTGCTTAAAAGAGTTCCTGCGTCCGGATAACACGCATCTTCGTTGCGTTGGCGGCTCGGACCTGTTTCGGTTTTGGTGATAATGTTAATCGTAGGTGTTTGTGCTTTGCCTACGTCTGCCAGTCCTTTATCTAAAACTTCTATTAAATGTTCACAGGAGTTTATTTCTCCTTGAATCAAAGAACGACAAATTTCATTTACTAAAGGAGCGATCGCACTTTTTGCTTCGAGGCATAACTGCTGCCAAAATTCACCCAATTCAGGTAACTCTGGTGTTGTTAAATCTACACGCAATTCCAACAAACGCACTAACGATCCTTCTACTCGTAATAAATTAGGATCGAGTAAGCTAGAGGCGACACCCTCACTCGCTAGAGGTTGCCAAAGTTGAGCGATTTGCCACAGCCAATTGAGTTGGCGCATCGATGTGGCATGATTCCAAGCAGTAATTAAATCGTTGTAGAGTTGTACTTGGTTGGTGCTGTTATTGATGAAGAGCGGCGGTTTTTCTAAAAGTAATATTTCTCGCGCTTGCTGCTTATCAGCTAGCTGTAGCACTCCATATACCTGCGGAACGTGTAAGCGGTAAGGAATTAGCCGCAGATAAGGTCTGATTGACTGTAAATTTTCTAACCCTTGAGCTTCATGTACAAAAGCGGGTTTAGTATCTAAAAGAACTGATTGACTGATGACTAAATAGCGATCGGCTAATATTTCTCCGGCATTACCCACACTTTCCCCATCTCCCACCACCCAGAGGTAACGCTTCGGTAAGGGTGTACGGCATTGCTGACAA
Above is a genomic segment from Tolypothrix sp. NIES-4075 containing:
- a CDS encoding protein phosphatase 2C domain-containing protein, giving the protein MENDAARLYCPNELCQTPNPLTHKFCQQCRTPLPKRYLWVVGDGESVGNAGEILADRYLVISQSVLLDTKPAFVHEAQGLENLQSIRPYLRLIPYRLHVPQVYGVLQLADKQQAREILLLEKPPLFINNSTNQVQLYNDLITAWNHATSMRQLNWLWQIAQLWQPLASEGVASSLLDPNLLRVEGSLVRLLELRVDLTTPELPELGEFWQQLCLEAKSAIAPLVNEICRSLIQGEINSCEHLIEVLDKGLADVGKAQTPTINIITKTETGPSRQRNEDACYPDAGTLLSKPPHSTALAIVCDGIGGHEGGNVASHLAIQTIQQQVQHLTKLPPDHIVAANLLTDLENAAAVANDKISQRNDSENRQGRQRMGTTLVMALPIAHEMYITHVGDSRAYWITRHGCYQVTLDDDVASREVRLGYAIYREAVQQSSSGSLVQALGMSPSISLHPTAQRFILDEDSIFLLCSDGLSDFDRVDEYWETEILPILNGETDVVKVANRLVEIANTKNGHDNVTIALVHCQVKYSEPKSNLTAVIPEPSPIKASDYAPTIIQSAALSSPNQKTQVIPEIKPARPLKVPLQLGIVLLLVTGAGFLAYLATRWQLPSTTNIGNSPTQVESTDPSVGTVPGEVSLSNLDVGSEITSDRDITLSKNKSVSNLRITAPAGSVLQVIDPIPQQQDSLVHLRVCSVANKAQLNNSTGQTIKKLSNSKSSTTASTLVKRGEDGWIQLSQLQRLNPSAFSPGQSGQCQVNSEAAPDVNQSELQSSPARPPDDDVLPQR